One bacterium genomic window carries:
- a CDS encoding ABC transporter ATP-binding protein, producing MSGLRCRGLVAGYGTVGVVQPLDLDVAPGSVMALLGPNGSGKTTLMNTLAGLLRSLDGEIRVNDEVIRPGRPKDASSAGLVLVADDRALFKSLTVSENLQVAARRSGTQPETMLEMFPALEKRWSVRAGDLSGGEQQMLAVARGLVRQPKVLLIDEMSMGLAPIIVRDLLPVVGRVAEETGAAVVLVEQHVGLALEVADEATVLVHGEVKLQGSAAELAADMSVLESAYMGS from the coding sequence GTGAGCGGTTTGAGATGTCGCGGGTTGGTGGCGGGCTATGGCACCGTCGGGGTGGTACAACCACTCGATCTCGACGTGGCGCCGGGGTCGGTCATGGCGTTGCTCGGCCCGAACGGCTCGGGCAAGACGACCCTGATGAACACGCTCGCCGGCCTGCTGCGATCCCTCGATGGCGAGATCCGGGTCAACGATGAGGTGATCCGACCGGGGCGCCCCAAAGATGCGTCTTCAGCCGGGCTGGTTCTGGTGGCCGATGACCGGGCGCTGTTCAAGAGCTTGACCGTTAGCGAGAACCTCCAGGTCGCGGCGCGGCGCAGCGGCACTCAGCCCGAGACGATGCTCGAGATGTTCCCCGCGTTGGAGAAGCGCTGGAGCGTGCGGGCCGGAGACTTGTCCGGCGGTGAGCAGCAGATGTTGGCGGTGGCCCGGGGCCTGGTGCGCCAGCCCAAGGTGCTGCTGATCGACGAGATGAGCATGGGCCTGGCCCCGATCATCGTGCGCGATCTGCTGCCGGTGGTGGGCCGGGTGGCCGAGGAGACCGGCGCGGCGGTGGTCCTGGTGGAACAGCACGTGGGCCTGGCCCTCGAGGTTGCCGACGAGGCGACCGTTCTCGTCCACGGCGAGGTCAAGCTTCAGGGCTCGGCGGCGGAGCTGGCCGCCGACATGTCGGTTCTGGAGAGCGCCTACATGGGGTCGTGA